The Acetivibrio saccincola genome window below encodes:
- the uvrB gene encoding excinuclease ABC subunit UvrB, translating into MHKFKIKSDFKPCGDQPAAIDKLVEGINAGFRGQTLLGVTGSGKTFTMANVIERVQKPTLVIAHNKTLAAQLCSEFKEFFPDNCVEYFVSYYDYYQPEAYIPSTDTYIEKDASINDEIDKLRHSATAALFERRDVIIVASVSCIYGLGDPEDYTELMLSLRPGMQRDRDEVIRKLVEIQYDRNDIDFRRGRFRVRGDVLEIFPASSSEEILRVEFFGDEIERITQVDSLTGEIVGIRNHAAIFPASHYATTKEKMDKAIESIEEELEERLKELRAEGKLLEAQRLEQRTRYDIEMMQEVGFCQGIENYSRHISGRKPGSPPFTLIDYFPKDFLMIIDESHVTVPQIGAMYNGDRSRKQSLVEYGFRLPSAFDNRPLKFEEFEERINQIIFVSATPAEYEIKNSKQIVEQIIRPTGLVDPEVIVKPVEGQIDDLIGEISERVEKNQRVLVTTLTKKMAEDLTDYLKEMNFKVKYLHSDIDTIERMEIIRELRLGVFDVLVGINLLREGLDLPEVSLVAILDADKEGFLRSETSLIQTIGRAARNVEGKVIMYADEVTKSMQRAIDETNRRRRIQMEYNKTHGITPRSVVKGIRDVIEPVKAAEEDASYKIDKDKKTMTKEEIKELIDKITAEMKQAAAELQFERAAELRDILMELKEKAK; encoded by the coding sequence CTGGTTATTGCTCACAATAAAACTTTGGCGGCACAGCTTTGCAGTGAGTTTAAAGAGTTTTTTCCCGACAACTGCGTAGAATATTTTGTAAGCTATTATGATTATTATCAGCCAGAAGCTTACATTCCTTCTACAGATACCTATATTGAAAAAGACGCATCTATAAACGACGAGATAGATAAACTGCGACACTCTGCAACGGCAGCCCTTTTTGAAAGAAGAGATGTTATTATTGTTGCCAGTGTGTCCTGTATATACGGGCTGGGAGACCCGGAGGACTATACTGAGCTTATGCTTTCTTTAAGACCCGGTATGCAAAGGGACAGGGATGAGGTTATAAGAAAACTTGTGGAAATCCAGTACGACAGGAATGATATAGATTTTAGAAGGGGAAGGTTCAGAGTAAGAGGGGATGTTTTGGAGATTTTCCCTGCCTCTTCTTCAGAGGAAATTTTAAGGGTTGAATTTTTTGGGGATGAAATTGAACGGATTACCCAAGTGGATTCCCTTACAGGAGAAATAGTAGGAATAAGAAACCATGCAGCTATTTTTCCTGCATCCCACTATGCTACAACTAAAGAAAAGATGGATAAGGCAATAGAGTCCATTGAGGAGGAGCTTGAAGAGCGGTTAAAAGAGCTAAGAGCAGAAGGAAAGCTTTTGGAGGCTCAGAGGCTTGAACAGAGGACGAGATATGATATTGAAATGATGCAGGAGGTGGGTTTTTGCCAGGGGATAGAAAACTATTCAAGACATATAAGCGGAAGAAAACCCGGAAGTCCTCCTTTTACTCTTATAGATTATTTTCCAAAAGATTTTTTAATGATAATAGATGAATCCCACGTTACCGTACCTCAGATAGGTGCAATGTACAATGGTGACAGGTCAAGAAAGCAATCCCTTGTGGAATACGGGTTCAGGCTGCCTTCAGCTTTTGACAACAGACCCCTTAAATTTGAAGAATTTGAAGAGAGAATAAATCAGATTATATTTGTAAGTGCAACTCCTGCTGAATATGAAATTAAAAACTCAAAACAGATAGTTGAACAGATAATAAGACCTACGGGCTTAGTTGACCCTGAAGTAATAGTAAAGCCTGTTGAGGGGCAAATAGATGACCTTATCGGGGAAATTAGTGAAAGAGTTGAGAAAAACCAAAGGGTGCTTGTTACCACGTTGACTAAGAAAATGGCAGAGGATTTGACAGATTACTTAAAGGAAATGAATTTTAAAGTAAAATACCTTCACTCAGATATTGATACCATTGAGAGGATGGAAATAATACGGGAGTTAAGGCTTGGGGTTTTTGATGTTTTGGTGGGAATAAATCTTTTGAGGGAAGGACTGGATTTGCCGGAAGTATCCCTTGTTGCCATATTGGATGCAGACAAGGAAGGTTTTTTGCGTTCAGAGACATCCCTGATACAGACTATTGGAAGAGCGGCAAGAAATGTTGAGGGCAAGGTAATAATGTATGCTGATGAGGTTACTAAATCCATGCAAAGGGCAATAGATGAGACAAACAGGAGAAGAAGGATACAAATGGAGTACAATAAAACCCACGGTATTACTCCAAGGAGCGTAGTAAAGGGAATACGTGATGTTATAGAGCCGGTAAAGGCAGCGGAAGAGGATGCAAGTTATAAAATTGACAAAGACAAAAAAACAATGACTAAGGAAGAAATAAAAGAACTTATTGATAAAATTACCGCTGAGATGAAACAGGCAGCAGCAGAGTTGCAGTTTGAACGGGCTGCAGAACTGCGGGATATATTGATGGAATTAAAAGAAAAAGCAAAATGA